Proteins encoded within one genomic window of Deltaproteobacteria bacterium:
- a CDS encoding VIT domain-containing protein, with the protein MHRTIAPALLAALLLGLTPEAHAGLARLSPSLALSRSGARLGSSRGTFPDRAGAAAGAAEDRTLAPYLRAEGSGAAAERLPLREVSAEVRIVGVIAQVKVQQVFENDGGWPIDAVYVFPGSTRAAVHGMRMTIGDRRVEARINEKAEARQQYEEARAEGKRASLLEQERPNVFTMRVANLMPGDRVEVELDYTELLVPREGDYEFVYPAVVGPRFTGGDRESAEAFAGGAHLPAGQPEPYRYDLEVRLESAIPIKALDSPTHELHVRRPSPESAIVDLAKSGGGDRDFVLRYRLAGDQIESGLLLYEDPENESEKYFLLMVEPPARPRPEELTPREFVFLLDVSGSMQGFPLDTAKSLMARLLGQLKESDYFNITFFSGGSWTMSEEGSIPASEENIEEALALVDDQRGGGGTQLMDGLRAAYEAPRPREAVSRSVIVVTDGYVNVETQSFKWVREHLDEANLFAFGIGSSVNRALIEGLARAGQGEPFVVLEPSAAGGVAEHLAEYVQDPVFSRIGYGFEDFRAVEVAPGKLPDLMARRPLILFGMYKGEAEGTITLEGWNADGLHRQVVRVEDSRPSEANAPLRHLWARKWISLLSDELAMAGDAPELVQMITQLGLSHRLLTQYTSFLAVDSAVVNPGGSSTTVHQPGPLPAGVPNQAVAAAPNGGTPTVTAPRRYAGGERSRATLQTLITGERTRALGTKRSRMIQVIKGGSGETSSASGGSWSGGSPPMPASRPETERTRTTYQTLLTGERARALGEQRQRMIEVHEGKSGKTEKVAARPIGDRDGPTLLVTGHSATLLSTPLGIIEALEKHFGGLARACFAKGKAIEVELSFDAEGKVSGVKVLGGDEVLGRCLAPKMKGLRTGVKVENAKARLTLELLVI; encoded by the coding sequence ATGCACCGCACGATCGCCCCCGCCCTGCTCGCCGCCCTGCTGCTCGGCCTCACCCCCGAGGCCCACGCCGGCCTGGCTCGCCTCTCACCCTCCCTCGCCCTGTCCAGGAGCGGCGCCCGCCTGGGCTCCTCCCGGGGCACCTTCCCGGACCGGGCCGGAGCGGCGGCCGGCGCCGCCGAGGATCGGACCCTGGCACCCTATCTGCGAGCCGAGGGGAGCGGCGCCGCCGCCGAGCGCCTGCCCCTGCGGGAGGTCTCCGCCGAGGTCCGGATCGTCGGCGTCATCGCTCAGGTGAAGGTCCAGCAGGTCTTCGAGAACGACGGAGGCTGGCCGATCGATGCGGTCTACGTCTTCCCGGGCTCCACCCGCGCCGCCGTGCACGGGATGCGCATGACGATCGGAGACCGGAGGGTCGAGGCCCGGATCAACGAGAAGGCCGAGGCGCGGCAGCAGTACGAGGAGGCCCGGGCCGAGGGCAAGCGGGCCAGCCTGCTCGAGCAGGAGCGGCCCAACGTCTTCACCATGCGCGTCGCGAACCTGATGCCGGGCGACCGCGTCGAGGTCGAGCTCGACTACACCGAGCTGCTCGTCCCGCGGGAGGGAGACTACGAGTTCGTCTACCCCGCGGTGGTCGGCCCCCGCTTCACCGGCGGCGACCGGGAGTCGGCGGAGGCCTTCGCCGGGGGCGCCCACCTGCCCGCCGGCCAGCCGGAGCCCTACCGCTACGATCTCGAGGTCCGCCTCGAGTCGGCCATCCCGATCAAGGCGCTCGACTCCCCGACCCACGAGCTGCACGTCCGGCGCCCCTCCCCCGAGAGCGCCATCGTCGATCTGGCGAAGTCCGGCGGCGGAGACCGGGACTTCGTGCTGCGCTACCGCCTCGCCGGGGACCAGATCGAGAGCGGCCTCCTCCTCTACGAGGATCCCGAGAACGAGAGCGAGAAGTACTTCCTGCTCATGGTGGAGCCGCCGGCGCGCCCCCGGCCCGAGGAGCTCACCCCCCGCGAGTTCGTCTTCCTCCTGGACGTCTCCGGCTCGATGCAGGGCTTCCCCCTGGACACCGCCAAGAGCCTGATGGCGCGCCTCCTCGGCCAGCTGAAGGAGTCCGACTACTTCAACATCACCTTCTTCTCGGGCGGCTCGTGGACGATGAGCGAGGAGGGCTCGATCCCGGCGAGCGAGGAGAACATCGAGGAGGCCCTCGCGCTGGTCGACGATCAGCGGGGCGGCGGTGGCACCCAGCTCATGGACGGCCTGCGCGCCGCCTACGAGGCCCCGCGGCCCCGGGAGGCCGTCTCCCGGAGCGTCATCGTGGTCACCGACGGCTACGTGAACGTGGAGACCCAGTCCTTCAAGTGGGTCCGGGAGCACCTGGACGAGGCGAACCTCTTCGCCTTCGGCATCGGGAGCTCGGTGAACCGCGCCCTCATCGAGGGCCTCGCCCGCGCGGGCCAGGGCGAGCCCTTCGTGGTCCTCGAGCCCTCCGCGGCCGGCGGCGTCGCGGAGCACCTCGCCGAGTACGTCCAGGATCCCGTCTTCTCCCGGATCGGCTACGGCTTCGAGGACTTCCGCGCCGTCGAGGTCGCCCCGGGCAAGCTGCCCGATCTGATGGCCCGGCGGCCCCTGATCCTCTTCGGCATGTACAAGGGCGAGGCCGAGGGGACCATCACCCTCGAGGGCTGGAACGCCGACGGCCTCCACCGGCAGGTCGTGCGAGTGGAGGACTCCCGGCCCAGCGAGGCGAACGCCCCCCTGCGGCACCTCTGGGCGCGAAAGTGGATCTCCCTCCTCTCGGACGAGCTCGCCATGGCCGGTGACGCCCCGGAGCTGGTCCAAATGATCACGCAGCTCGGGCTCTCCCACCGTCTGCTCACCCAGTACACCTCCTTCCTGGCCGTCGACTCGGCGGTGGTGAACCCGGGTGGGAGCAGCACCACGGTCCACCAGCCCGGCCCCCTGCCCGCCGGCGTCCCGAACCAGGCCGTGGCCGCCGCGCCCAACGGCGGGACCCCGACGGTGACGGCCCCCCGGCGCTACGCCGGCGGCGAGCGCAGCCGGGCCACCCTCCAGACCCTGATCACCGGCGAGCGCACCCGGGCCCTGGGGACCAAGCGCTCGCGGATGATCCAGGTCATCAAGGGCGGCAGCGGCGAGACGAGCTCTGCCAGCGGAGGGAGCTGGAGCGGCGGGAGCCCGCCGATGCCCGCCTCGCGCCCCGAGACCGAGCGCACCCGCACCACCTACCAGACCCTGCTCACCGGAGAGCGGGCGCGGGCCCTCGGAGAGCAGCGGCAGCGGATGATCGAGGTCCACGAGGGCAAGAGCGGCAAGACCGAGAAGGTCGCCGCCCGGCCCATCGGTGACCGCGACGGCCCCACCCTCCTGGTCACCGGCCACTCCGCCACCCTCCTCTCCACTCCTCTGGGGATCATCGAGGCCCTGGAGAAGCACTTCGGCGGGCTCGCCCGCGCCTGCTTCGCCAAGGGCAAGGCGATCGAGGTGGAGCTCTCCTTCGACGCCGAGGGAAAGGTCAGCGGGGTGAAGGTCCTCGGCGGCGACGAGGTGCTCGGCCGCTGCCTGGCCCCGAAGATGAAGGGGCTGCGGACGGGAGTGAAGGTGGAGAACGCGAAGGCGCGCCTCACCCTCGAGCTGCTGGTGATCTAG
- a CDS encoding VIT domain-containing protein, with protein sequence MPRLRDLSWLVALSLCTLVLPANAKTSLSPSAALESAGAKVGAGWASFPRKPTDRIDFGEDRTLAPYLYVSGGDPRTDRLPLKETSADVHIAGVIAQAKVRQVFENDGKKPIEAIYVFPGSTRAAVHGMRMRIGDRTVEAKIEKKAEARAQYEQAKREGKRASLLEQNRPNVFTMNVANLMPGDRIEVELDYSELLLPEDGLYEFVYPSVVGPRFTGGSKETWANNPHLPAGKPEPYKFGIDVRLETGIPLKEVKSPSHEIRVKNPSPQSAVVELAKSGGGNKDFVLRYRLAGNEIETGLLLYEHEGEKFFLMMLEPPQRPKPKAIPNREYVFLLDVSGSMRGYPLNTAKQLMRKLLGQLRVDDYFNVAFFSGSSWMMSSEGSLPATDANIAAATALVDQRMGGGGTRLMDGLRTAYAAPRPHEGLSRSVIVVTDGYVMVESQAFKWVREHLDEANVFSFGIGTSVNRALIEGLARAGQGEPFIVFGPDKAAGVAERLGEYIREPVLSKISYSFDGFQAKEVAPMKLPDLMARRPLVLFGKYEGEASGTITVKGHTGEGPVTMKVKVDDFRAEAVNAPIRYLWARKWVSFMSDELIMANGHQELVDVITDLGLSYNLLTDYTSFVAVDSEVVNKGGEGEAVRQALPMPEGVSNAAVAQTKSLSVAPSSAMRRAPSRSRAAAEEMAMPSSPAPSMAPPPSPAPSLGTLGGGMASGRGGMAVKKESHASREREDALEGRGGAARFLVSKASPTGLSDPKPVVAALEKKLASLTAACGSKGTKVQLELTFGAGGKIVAVKVVGGDQALGQCLTAKLKGFTVAKATKGAKLVLGLMVIRV encoded by the coding sequence ATGCCGCGCCTGCGCGATCTCTCCTGGCTCGTCGCCCTCTCCCTGTGCACCCTGGTCCTGCCCGCCAACGCCAAGACCTCCCTGAGCCCCTCGGCGGCCCTGGAGTCGGCCGGCGCCAAGGTCGGAGCGGGCTGGGCCAGCTTCCCGCGGAAGCCCACCGACCGCATCGACTTCGGCGAGGATCGGACCCTGGCGCCCTACCTCTACGTGTCCGGAGGTGATCCCCGCACCGACCGCCTGCCCCTGAAGGAGACCTCCGCCGACGTGCACATCGCCGGGGTCATCGCCCAGGCGAAGGTGCGGCAGGTCTTCGAGAACGACGGGAAGAAGCCCATCGAGGCGATCTACGTCTTCCCGGGCTCCACCCGGGCCGCGGTGCACGGCATGCGGATGCGCATCGGTGACCGGACGGTCGAGGCCAAGATCGAGAAGAAGGCCGAGGCCCGGGCGCAGTACGAGCAGGCCAAGCGCGAGGGTAAGCGGGCCAGCCTCCTCGAGCAGAACCGCCCCAACGTCTTCACCATGAACGTGGCGAACCTGATGCCGGGCGACCGGATCGAGGTCGAGCTCGACTACTCCGAGCTGCTCCTGCCCGAGGACGGCCTCTACGAGTTCGTCTACCCGAGCGTCGTCGGTCCGCGCTTCACCGGCGGTTCGAAGGAGACCTGGGCGAACAACCCGCACCTGCCCGCCGGCAAGCCCGAGCCCTACAAGTTCGGCATCGACGTCCGCCTCGAGACCGGCATCCCCCTCAAGGAGGTGAAGAGCCCCTCGCACGAGATCCGGGTGAAGAACCCCTCCCCCCAGAGCGCGGTGGTGGAGCTGGCGAAGTCCGGTGGCGGCAACAAGGACTTCGTCCTTCGCTACCGCCTCGCCGGCAACGAGATCGAGACGGGGCTGCTCCTCTACGAGCACGAGGGCGAGAAGTTCTTCCTGATGATGCTCGAGCCGCCGCAGCGGCCGAAGCCCAAGGCCATCCCCAACCGGGAGTACGTCTTCCTCCTCGACGTCTCCGGCTCGATGCGGGGCTACCCCCTGAACACCGCCAAGCAGCTGATGAGGAAGCTGCTGGGCCAGCTGCGGGTCGACGACTACTTCAACGTCGCCTTCTTCTCGGGCAGCTCCTGGATGATGAGCAGCGAGGGCAGCCTGCCGGCCACCGATGCGAACATCGCCGCGGCCACCGCCCTGGTGGACCAGCGCATGGGCGGCGGCGGCACCCGCCTGATGGACGGCCTGCGCACCGCCTACGCGGCCCCCCGGCCGCACGAGGGCCTCTCCCGCAGCGTCATCGTGGTCACCGACGGCTACGTGATGGTGGAGAGCCAGGCCTTCAAGTGGGTGCGGGAGCACCTCGACGAGGCCAACGTCTTCTCCTTCGGCATCGGCACCTCGGTGAACCGCGCCCTGATCGAGGGCCTGGCCCGGGCGGGCCAGGGTGAGCCCTTCATCGTCTTCGGGCCGGACAAGGCCGCCGGCGTGGCCGAGCGCCTCGGGGAGTACATCCGCGAGCCCGTGCTCTCGAAGATCAGCTACAGCTTCGACGGCTTCCAGGCGAAGGAGGTCGCTCCGATGAAGCTGCCGGACCTGATGGCCCGGCGCCCCCTGGTGCTCTTCGGCAAGTACGAGGGTGAGGCCAGCGGCACCATCACCGTGAAGGGGCACACCGGCGAGGGGCCCGTCACCATGAAGGTGAAGGTCGACGACTTCCGGGCCGAGGCGGTGAACGCCCCGATCCGCTACCTCTGGGCCCGCAAGTGGGTCTCCTTCATGTCGGACGAGCTGATCATGGCCAACGGGCACCAGGAGCTGGTCGACGTCATCACCGACCTGGGCCTCTCCTACAACCTGCTCACCGACTACACCTCCTTCGTGGCGGTGGACTCCGAGGTGGTGAACAAGGGCGGCGAGGGCGAGGCGGTCCGCCAGGCCCTCCCCATGCCCGAGGGCGTCTCCAACGCCGCGGTGGCCCAGACCAAGAGCCTGAGCGTCGCGCCGAGCAGCGCCATGCGGCGGGCCCCCTCGCGCTCGCGGGCCGCGGCCGAGGAGATGGCCATGCCCTCCAGCCCGGCCCCGTCCATGGCGCCGCCGCCGAGCCCCGCGCCCTCCCTGGGCACCCTCGGGGGTGGCATGGCCAGCGGGCGCGGAGGCATGGCGGTCAAGAAGGAGAGCCACGCCAGCCGCGAGCGGGAGGACGCCCTCGAGGGCCGGGGCGGCGCCGCGCGCTTCCTGGTCAGCAAGGCCTCCCCCACCGGCCTCTCCGATCCGAAGCCGGTCGTGGCCGCGCTGGAGAAGAAGCTGGCCTCCCTCACCGCGGCCTGCGGGAGCAAGGGCACCAAGGTCCAGCTCGAGCTCACCTTCGGCGCCGGCGGCAAGATCGTGGCGGTGAAGGTCGTGGGCGGCGATCAGGCCCTCGGCCAGTGCCTGACGGCGAAGCTCAAGGGCTTCACGGTCGCCAAGGCCACCAAGGGCGCCAAGCTGGTCCTCGGGCTGATGGTGATCCGGGTCTAG
- a CDS encoding TetR family transcriptional regulator, with protein sequence MARPSNTDARRGEIVEALRRVMAEHGYEKATVSRIAEAAGLAPGLVHYHFGSKEEVLLALVDDLTGRAEARMDERLAAAGPDPRERLGAVLEALLATGSGSDPDAVACWTLIGAEAIRHPAVRAAYQTFVSQTVARLRRESLAACRAEGRAGGGVGAIAAGLMATVEGYFGLAAAVPGLVPEGTAAATARRIAFGLLDAQPPVAE encoded by the coding sequence ATGGCCCGCCCCAGCAACACCGACGCCCGCCGTGGCGAGATCGTCGAGGCCCTCCGGAGGGTGATGGCCGAGCACGGCTACGAGAAGGCGACGGTGAGCCGGATCGCCGAGGCCGCGGGCCTGGCGCCGGGGCTGGTGCACTACCACTTCGGCAGCAAGGAGGAGGTGCTGCTGGCCCTCGTCGACGACCTGACCGGCCGGGCCGAGGCCCGGATGGACGAGCGCCTGGCGGCGGCCGGCCCCGATCCCCGGGAGCGGCTGGGGGCTGTCCTCGAGGCCCTCCTGGCCACCGGCAGCGGCAGCGACCCCGACGCGGTGGCTTGCTGGACCCTCATCGGCGCGGAGGCGATCCGGCACCCCGCCGTGCGCGCTGCCTATCAGACCTTCGTCAGCCAGACCGTGGCCCGCCTGCGGCGGGAGAGCCTCGCGGCCTGCCGGGCAGAGGGCCGGGCGGGGGGCGGGGTCGGCGCCATCGCGGCCGGGCTCATGGCCACGGTGGAGGGCTACTTCGGTCTCGCCGCGGCGGTCCCCGGCCTGGTCCCCGAGGGGACGGCGGCCGCGACCGCCCGCAGGATCGCTTTCGGCCTGCTGGACGCGCAGCCCCCGGTGGCCGAATGA
- a CDS encoding mucoidy inhibitor MuiA family protein: MRRSISLAARLTLGALLALPCLALAATLPTSELETRISAVTVFADRAQVTRTAPLRLDAEVKEVVVRGLPGWIDPESVRAGLAPAAAGEILDVRVEKSFLVEATDASVKAAEESLREISDRLEDLQDEEAVLRAEIAQLEALRAFSNDKLPRDMATRDIEVKTYEATFDFLGSGLREARAALRKVGRQRRALEPELSARSLTLSELRSRTQLVQQSVHLQIRGKGKAELNLSYLTSGATWEPVGELRARAEGRAVSMLQAASVVQTTGEDWEGAKLTFSTQLPRETLVVPEVQALLLGDDGVGLGEAVNRATESFQKARSSYLLQNELANKANPEWRMQLEHQQQVEQRATAAFESLAARGTTAHFEALAQRTVRSDGKTVRVPIARASFDAGLKLVAVPEVSLNVIRTAALMNTSEQSILPGRTALYLDGAFVGTSELPFVAPRESFSTFLGIHEGVKLERTIDRERSSIDRGRRRTTVTASFLISAENLGLEAVRLEVGDRVPVPQNEDLELDDVEIPKGAARDADGVVKWVADLTPGSKTVWRIEYTLEYPNDFLARGRPAASHPAKQRMIYDQVQALESAL, translated from the coding sequence ATGCGCCGCTCGATCTCCCTGGCCGCCCGGCTCACGCTGGGCGCGCTCCTCGCACTTCCCTGCCTCGCCCTCGCGGCGACCCTCCCCACCTCGGAGCTGGAGACCCGGATCTCGGCGGTCACGGTCTTCGCGGACCGGGCCCAGGTCACCCGCACCGCCCCCCTGCGCCTCGACGCCGAGGTGAAGGAGGTCGTGGTGCGGGGGCTGCCCGGCTGGATCGACCCCGAGTCGGTGCGGGCGGGCCTCGCCCCCGCGGCCGCCGGGGAGATCCTCGACGTGAGGGTCGAGAAGAGCTTCCTGGTCGAGGCCACCGACGCGTCGGTGAAGGCGGCGGAGGAGAGCCTGCGAGAGATCTCCGATCGCCTGGAGGATCTCCAGGACGAGGAGGCCGTGCTGCGCGCCGAGATCGCCCAGCTCGAGGCCCTGCGGGCCTTCTCGAACGACAAGCTCCCCCGCGACATGGCGACCCGGGACATCGAGGTGAAGACCTACGAGGCCACCTTCGACTTCCTCGGCAGCGGGCTGCGGGAGGCCCGCGCCGCCCTGCGCAAGGTCGGCCGCCAGCGCCGCGCCCTCGAGCCCGAGCTCTCGGCGCGCTCCCTGACCCTGAGCGAGCTGCGCTCCCGCACCCAGCTGGTGCAGCAGTCGGTGCACCTGCAGATCCGGGGCAAGGGCAAGGCCGAGCTGAACCTCTCCTACCTGACCAGCGGCGCGACCTGGGAGCCGGTGGGCGAGCTGCGGGCCCGCGCCGAGGGCCGGGCGGTCTCGATGCTGCAGGCCGCCTCGGTGGTGCAGACCACCGGTGAGGACTGGGAGGGGGCGAAGCTCACCTTCTCCACCCAGCTGCCCCGGGAGACCCTGGTCGTCCCCGAGGTGCAGGCCCTCCTCCTGGGAGACGACGGGGTGGGCCTGGGCGAGGCGGTGAACCGGGCGACCGAGTCCTTCCAGAAGGCGCGCTCGAGCTACCTGCTCCAGAACGAGCTCGCCAACAAGGCGAACCCCGAGTGGCGCATGCAGCTCGAGCACCAGCAGCAGGTCGAGCAGCGCGCCACCGCCGCCTTCGAGAGCCTCGCGGCCCGGGGCACCACCGCCCACTTCGAGGCGCTCGCCCAGCGAACGGTGCGCAGCGACGGCAAGACCGTCCGGGTGCCCATCGCCCGGGCGAGCTTCGACGCCGGCCTGAAGCTCGTGGCGGTGCCGGAGGTCTCCCTCAACGTGATCCGCACGGCGGCCCTGATGAACACCTCCGAGCAGTCGATCCTGCCGGGCCGGACGGCCCTCTACCTGGACGGCGCCTTCGTGGGCACCAGCGAGCTGCCCTTCGTGGCGCCGCGGGAGTCCTTCTCGACCTTCCTCGGGATCCACGAGGGCGTGAAGCTCGAGCGCACCATCGACCGGGAGCGCAGCTCGATCGACCGCGGGCGGCGCCGCACGACGGTCACCGCCTCCTTCCTGATCTCCGCGGAGAACCTCGGGCTCGAGGCGGTCCGCCTGGAGGTGGGCGATCGGGTGCCGGTGCCGCAGAACGAGGACCTCGAGCTCGACGACGTGGAGATCCCGAAGGGGGCGGCCCGCGACGCCGACGGAGTCGTGAAGTGGGTCGCGGACCTGACGCCCGGCAGCAAGACGGTCTGGCGCATCGAGTACACCCTCGAGTACCCGAACGACTTCCTCGCCCGCGGGCGGCCGGCCGCCAGCCACCCGGCCAAGCAGCGGATGATCTACGACCAGGTCCAGGCCCTGGAGAGCGCGCTCTAG
- a CDS encoding retropepsin-like aspartic protease has protein sequence MFSLFFAFLFSYALTVVYAAWAGQLIDSDELLLGLSLGAAVVLPILLGLPIKAIGPRLMAALNLLILGGILFFAGEGTDTFLARNGARVFHPLGDSPAVTGTASLTVDALRFAARHGGPAPVEIDERPTDGGVVEGVDGGSPWGVLLGGPTADGGSGPVDGGGAEGVPDGSVSGGAIEPAEDPADGGGPGGLPDPVPGDPEVLVIPIDANGSTFDVGALVNGKPTSFVFDSGAHDVSITSALARRLGLSDADAIDWRVYRTANGQVRQPVVIIDSIDLGEGFVVEKVEGSICRGCSDNLLGRSFQKHFLIEIDSKRAEVRLRRN, from the coding sequence GTGTTCTCCCTCTTCTTCGCCTTCCTCTTCAGCTACGCCCTGACGGTGGTCTACGCCGCCTGGGCCGGGCAGCTCATCGACTCGGACGAGCTCCTCCTCGGGCTCTCCCTGGGAGCGGCGGTCGTCCTCCCGATCCTCCTCGGGCTGCCCATCAAGGCCATCGGCCCCCGCCTGATGGCCGCCCTGAACCTCCTGATCCTCGGCGGCATCCTCTTCTTCGCGGGAGAGGGGACGGACACCTTCCTGGCCCGGAACGGGGCGCGGGTCTTCCACCCCCTGGGGGACTCGCCGGCCGTGACCGGCACCGCCTCCCTCACCGTGGACGCCCTGCGCTTCGCCGCGCGCCATGGTGGACCGGCCCCGGTGGAGATCGACGAGCGTCCGACCGACGGGGGCGTGGTCGAGGGTGTCGACGGCGGCTCGCCCTGGGGTGTCCTCCTGGGGGGACCCACCGCCGATGGCGGGAGCGGTCCGGTGGACGGCGGCGGCGCGGAGGGCGTTCCCGACGGCTCGGTGTCGGGTGGCGCGATCGAGCCGGCCGAGGATCCCGCCGACGGCGGCGGGCCGGGAGGGCTCCCCGATCCGGTGCCTGGCGACCCCGAGGTCCTGGTCATCCCCATCGACGCCAACGGAAGCACCTTCGACGTCGGAGCCCTGGTGAACGGGAAGCCCACCAGCTTCGTCTTCGACAGCGGCGCCCACGACGTCTCCATCACCTCGGCGCTGGCTCGCCGGCTGGGACTCTCGGACGCGGACGCCATCGACTGGCGGGTCTACCGGACCGCCAACGGTCAGGTCCGGCAGCCGGTGGTGATCATCGACTCGATCGATCTGGGCGAGGGCTTCGTGGTCGAGAAGGTCGAGGGGAGCATCTGCCGGGGCTGCTCGGACAACCTCCTGGGCCGCAGCTTCCAGAAGCACTTCCTCATCGAGATCGACTCGAAGCGCGCCGAGGTGCGGCTGCGGCGCAACTGA
- a CDS encoding class I SAM-dependent methyltransferase codes for MSGEAKVRTKLYDGGVYGALLEPLLEGLHTFVAAQVEPGQVLLDVGCGTGALLRKLAPAARSVEGVDLSPAMIAHARKRAEAAGLENVSFRTGDATRTLSELPADHFDQATLVLALHEMPAKVRAPLLQEVARVSRSILCVDFRVPMPRNLPGLRNRTFELLAGLDHFRAFRDFYRRGGVEAIARAAELRYEHLRFVDGATLELARLSRPTPGSETA; via the coding sequence GTGAGCGGGGAGGCCAAGGTCCGGACCAAGCTCTACGATGGCGGGGTCTACGGCGCGCTCCTCGAGCCCCTCCTCGAGGGCCTGCACACCTTCGTCGCCGCGCAGGTGGAGCCCGGCCAGGTGCTCCTCGACGTTGGCTGCGGCACCGGCGCGCTGCTGCGCAAGCTGGCGCCGGCGGCCCGCTCGGTGGAGGGCGTCGACCTCTCCCCCGCGATGATCGCTCATGCTCGCAAGCGGGCCGAGGCCGCGGGCCTCGAGAACGTGAGCTTCCGCACCGGAGACGCCACCCGCACCCTGAGCGAGCTCCCCGCCGATCACTTCGATCAGGCCACCCTGGTGCTGGCGCTCCACGAGATGCCGGCGAAGGTGCGCGCGCCCCTCCTGCAAGAGGTGGCCCGGGTCTCCCGGTCGATCCTCTGCGTGGACTTCCGGGTGCCCATGCCCCGCAACCTCCCCGGGCTGCGCAACCGCACCTTCGAGCTCCTGGCGGGGCTGGATCACTTCCGGGCCTTCCGGGACTTCTACCGGCGCGGCGGCGTCGAGGCCATCGCCCGCGCCGCGGAGCTGCGCTATGAGCACTTGCGCTTCGTCGACGGCGCCACCCTCGAGCTGGCGCGCCTGAGCCGGCCCACGCCGGGGAGCGAGACCGCTTGA
- a CDS encoding NADP-dependent oxidoreductase — MRLHAYGGAEHLHLDVVPRPEPGPGQVLLRVRAAAINPVDWKIRQGNQRAVVPLKLPAILGMDVSGEVVELGPEVGAFQPGDEVFCSPHHTRQGGYADYVVVNADEVAHKPPSLTHVEAASIPLAGLTAWVSLVEKGELQEGQRVFIQSGAGGVGSLAIQLASHLGAEVTTTCSARNADFVRSLGATTVVDYREQRFDEVVRDQDLVLDTMGGEVLRRSVICLRRGGILVTINTGLPRAVRLFGPWLGVLAVAWQLFTCWVRARMSLGVRFRLAVRPASGERLERLGALFESGTLKPVVGSVYPLERVAEAHAESEAGHSRGKIVLDLDV; from the coding sequence GTGCGTCTACACGCCTACGGGGGGGCCGAGCACCTGCATCTCGACGTCGTGCCGCGCCCCGAGCCGGGCCCGGGCCAGGTCTTGCTGCGGGTCCGGGCAGCCGCGATCAACCCGGTGGACTGGAAGATCCGTCAGGGGAACCAGCGGGCGGTCGTGCCCCTCAAGCTGCCCGCGATCCTGGGGATGGACGTCTCGGGTGAGGTGGTCGAGCTGGGGCCGGAGGTCGGCGCGTTCCAGCCCGGCGACGAGGTCTTCTGCTCCCCCCACCACACCCGGCAGGGCGGCTACGCCGACTACGTGGTGGTGAACGCCGACGAGGTGGCGCACAAGCCTCCCTCCCTCACCCACGTGGAGGCGGCGTCCATTCCCCTGGCGGGCCTGACGGCCTGGGTGAGCCTGGTGGAGAAGGGAGAGCTGCAGGAGGGGCAGCGGGTCTTCATCCAGTCCGGCGCCGGCGGCGTCGGCAGCCTGGCGATCCAGCTCGCCTCGCACCTCGGCGCGGAGGTGACCACCACCTGCAGCGCCCGGAACGCCGACTTCGTGCGCTCCCTCGGCGCGACCACGGTCGTGGACTACCGCGAGCAACGCTTCGACGAGGTGGTGCGCGACCAGGATCTGGTCCTCGACACGATGGGCGGCGAGGTGCTGCGGCGCTCGGTGATCTGCCTTCGCCGGGGGGGCATCCTGGTGACCATCAACACCGGCCTGCCCCGCGCCGTGCGCCTCTTCGGGCCGTGGCTGGGAGTGCTCGCGGTGGCCTGGCAGCTCTTCACCTGCTGGGTGAGGGCCCGGATGTCTCTCGGCGTGCGCTTCCGGCTGGCGGTGCGGCCGGCGAGCGGCGAGCGACTGGAGCGCCTCGGTGCGCTCTTCGAGTCCGGGACCCTGAAGCCGGTGGTGGGCTCGGTCTACCCCTTGGAGCGGGTCGCCGAGGCCCACGCGGAGAGCGAGGCGGGCCACAGCCGGGGGAAGATCGTGCTCGACCTGGACGTTTGA